The following proteins come from a genomic window of Gallalistipes aquisgranensis:
- the rhuM gene encoding RhuM family protein — MDTGEIILYQTADGETAIDVTLGHDTIWLTQKQIAELFGTKRPAITKHLKNIFLSGELDETSVSSILEHTAADGKKYAMLFYNLDAILSVGYRVNSKNATQFRIWANKVLKEYLIKGYAVKDTIKLEQYEELKQTIKLLSNVMDHKRLTHSEATGLLKVVTDYTYALDTLDKYDYQQLTIDNTTTEAKFEATYENAKIAIEELRNKFGGSPLFGHEKDQSFQSSIGAIYQTFNGKDLYPSVEEKAAMLLYLVTKNHSFSDGNKRIAAFLFLWFMEKNGILYNIDGTKRIGDNALVALTLMIAESRTEEKDIMVKVVVNLINHNN, encoded by the coding sequence ATGGATACAGGTGAAATAATACTATACCAAACAGCAGACGGTGAAACAGCCATTGACGTCACATTGGGGCATGACACGATCTGGCTTACCCAAAAGCAAATAGCCGAATTGTTTGGTACCAAGCGTCCTGCAATTACAAAACATCTAAAAAATATATTCCTATCAGGCGAGCTGGATGAAACTTCAGTTAGTTCCATTTTGGAACATACTGCCGCCGACGGGAAAAAATACGCTATGTTGTTTTATAATCTGGATGCCATCTTGTCCGTCGGTTATCGTGTCAATTCCAAGAATGCCACTCAATTCCGCATTTGGGCGAATAAGGTTTTGAAAGAATATCTGATAAAAGGTTATGCCGTTAAAGATACGATCAAACTGGAACAGTACGAAGAACTGAAACAGACTATCAAGCTATTGTCTAATGTAATGGATCACAAACGCCTGACCCATTCTGAAGCGACCGGATTACTGAAAGTTGTCACCGATTATACTTATGCCCTCGACACGCTTGACAAATATGATTACCAGCAACTCACCATTGACAATACGACTACGGAAGCTAAATTTGAGGCGACCTATGAGAATGCGAAAATAGCCATCGAGGAACTACGCAACAAATTCGGCGGCAGTCCACTGTTCGGACACGAAAAAGATCAGTCGTTCCAAAGTTCGATAGGCGCAATATACCAGACCTTCAACGGCAAAGACCTCTATCCGAGCGTTGAAGAAAAAGCTGCGATGCTGCTCTATCTGGTAACAAAGAACCACTCATTCAGCGATGGAAACAAGCGCATTGCCGCATTCCTGTTCCTATGGTTTATGGAAAAGAACGGTATTCTTTACAACATCGATGGTACGAAAAGAATCGGCGACAATGCACTGGTCGCCCTTACCCTAATGATCGCTGAAAGCCGGACAGAAGAGAAAGATATTATGGTCAAAGTCGTTGTCAATCTTATCAACCATAACAATTGA
- the mobV gene encoding MobV family relaxase — protein sequence MGYVVLHLDKAPGNEVRMTAHIERTQIPPNADPSRTHLNRELVQFPNGVTNRTQAINFRLAHAGLTRKIGTNQVQVIRVMLTGSHDNMKRIEAEGRLDAWCADNLAWLNKTFGADNVVSAVLHLDESTPHIHAAVVPIVTGERRKVKEQRISDKPGKKKYRKKNPNAARLCADDVMTRMKLKSYQDTYAEAMADYGLERGIDGSVARHISTQEFYRNAIAGQKNLQDNIDELLRIEEQKRQDVERLKQWEQEARAGYEQAEAMRERKNAELEATAHELKAVKGELKTERLKSVVAEVGSNIVEGIGSLVGTSRVKKQEQQIATLRQEVAAHEETIEILQTQIQTIQSDHSRQLLQVQQQSQQIVGRLQNEIDRIYGWLPDTPQLIKWGEYCRLLGFSDAQVRDLVNMRPIRFSGELYSREHSQHFETQNSEARLLRDEKGPGGFQLFIDQIPILKWFRQKAKEFLEHIGIKIKNRKQGPQLIH from the coding sequence ATGGGATATGTAGTATTGCATTTAGATAAAGCACCTGGAAACGAAGTGCGGATGACAGCTCACATCGAACGGACTCAAATACCCCCGAATGCCGATCCGTCACGCACGCATCTAAACCGCGAACTGGTTCAGTTTCCGAATGGGGTAACCAATCGAACGCAAGCGATCAATTTCCGGCTGGCACATGCCGGCCTGACACGCAAGATCGGAACAAACCAAGTCCAGGTAATTCGCGTTATGCTCACCGGGTCACACGATAACATGAAACGTATCGAGGCCGAAGGGAGACTCGATGCATGGTGCGCCGATAACCTTGCCTGGCTAAACAAAACTTTCGGAGCGGATAACGTCGTATCTGCTGTTCTTCATTTGGATGAATCAACGCCACATATCCATGCGGCAGTCGTACCTATCGTAACGGGCGAACGTCGCAAAGTCAAAGAGCAAAGAATCTCCGATAAACCCGGCAAAAAGAAATACAGAAAGAAAAATCCGAATGCCGCACGGCTCTGCGCTGATGACGTGATGACACGGATGAAACTGAAATCCTATCAGGACACCTATGCCGAAGCGATGGCAGATTATGGGCTGGAACGTGGAATTGACGGATCGGTCGCCCGTCATATCTCTACGCAAGAGTTTTACCGCAATGCCATAGCCGGGCAGAAGAATTTGCAGGATAACATCGACGAACTGCTTCGTATCGAAGAACAGAAACGGCAGGACGTAGAACGACTAAAGCAATGGGAGCAAGAGGCTCGGGCAGGTTACGAGCAGGCGGAGGCCATGCGTGAACGCAAAAACGCCGAGTTGGAAGCAACCGCGCATGAGTTGAAGGCAGTGAAAGGTGAACTGAAAACAGAAAGATTGAAAAGTGTGGTGGCAGAGGTGGGCTCCAACATCGTGGAGGGTATCGGTTCGCTGGTAGGAACGTCGAGAGTCAAAAAGCAGGAACAGCAGATCGCGACATTGCGGCAAGAGGTAGCCGCCCACGAGGAAACCATCGAGATCCTGCAAACCCAGATACAGACCATACAGTCCGACCACAGCCGTCAATTATTGCAAGTGCAGCAACAATCACAACAAATTGTTGGGAGGCTGCAAAACGAAATAGATCGCATTTACGGTTGGTTGCCCGACACACCCCAGCTTATCAAGTGGGGAGAGTATTGTCGTTTGCTCGGATTCTCCGATGCCCAGGTACGCGATCTTGTGAACATGCGCCCCATACGTTTTTCCGGCGAACTATATTCGAGGGAACATTCCCAGCATTTTGAAACCCAGAACTCGGAAGCCAGGCTTTTACGGGATGAAAAAGGCCCCGGAGGGTTCCAACTGTTCATCGACCAAATACCGATCCTAAAATGGTTCCGACAAAAGGCAAAGGAATTTCTAGAGCATATCGGAATCAAGATAAAAAACCGGAAACAAGGGCCACAACTCATACATTAA
- a CDS encoding type I restriction-modification system subunit M: MSEELQQKLRSQLWTVANTLRGNMSAGDFMYFTLGFIFYKYLSEKIELYANEELKEDGLTFQEAWSGKDDELKEDLKEACIQDLGYFVEPEYLYSTIISMIDRKENILPSLERSLKKIEDSTIGQESEDDFGGLFSDIDLASPKLGRTADDKNKLISDVLVALNGIDFGLKEAQEIDILGDAYEYMIGQFAAGAGKKAGEFYTPQEVSQILAEIVITDKQRLKTVYDPTCGSGSLLLRTARNGHADAIFGQEKNPTTFNLCRMNMLLHGIKYNDFDIRNGDTIEADEFGDQQFDAVIANPPFSADWSAADKFNNDDRFNKVGVLAPKSKADYAFILHMIYHLNDGGTMACVAPHGVLFRGAAEGKIRRFLIEKKNYIDAIIGLPANIFYGTSIPTCILVLKKCRQEDDNILFIDASREFEKVKTQNKLRSEHIQKIIDTYRNRSEIDKYSHCVTLQEIAENDYNLNIPRYVDTFEEEEPIDIKAVMAEIKELEAKRADLDKQIEVYLKELGIVE; the protein is encoded by the coding sequence ATGAGCGAAGAACTACAACAAAAACTCCGAAGCCAGCTCTGGACAGTCGCCAATACCCTGCGCGGCAATATGTCGGCGGGCGATTTCATGTACTTCACATTAGGATTCATATTCTATAAATACCTGTCGGAAAAAATCGAACTTTATGCCAACGAAGAACTGAAAGAAGACGGTCTGACCTTTCAGGAAGCTTGGTCAGGAAAAGATGATGAACTGAAAGAAGACCTCAAAGAAGCATGTATACAAGACCTCGGATATTTTGTCGAACCGGAATATTTATATTCCACTATTATCTCGATGATCGATCGCAAGGAAAATATTTTGCCATCGCTCGAACGTTCACTCAAAAAGATCGAGGATAGCACCATAGGACAAGAAAGCGAAGATGATTTCGGCGGATTGTTTTCGGATATCGACCTTGCATCGCCCAAATTAGGACGAACGGCTGATGATAAGAACAAACTCATCAGCGACGTACTTGTCGCGTTAAACGGCATTGACTTCGGGTTAAAAGAAGCACAGGAAATCGATATTTTGGGCGATGCCTATGAATATATGATTGGTCAATTTGCAGCTGGAGCAGGAAAGAAAGCAGGAGAATTTTATACGCCCCAAGAGGTAAGCCAAATCCTCGCAGAAATTGTTATCACGGATAAACAACGTTTGAAGACCGTATACGACCCGACTTGTGGCAGTGGTTCACTTCTTCTTCGTACGGCTCGTAACGGCCATGCCGATGCAATTTTCGGACAAGAGAAAAACCCAACGACTTTTAACCTCTGCCGAATGAACATGCTGTTACATGGAATCAAGTATAATGATTTCGATATTCGCAATGGTGATACGATCGAAGCCGATGAATTTGGCGACCAGCAATTTGACGCGGTCATTGCCAATCCTCCGTTCTCAGCGGACTGGAGTGCAGCGGACAAGTTCAATAACGACGATCGGTTCAATAAAGTAGGTGTTCTCGCACCTAAATCCAAAGCAGACTATGCATTCATTCTTCACATGATCTATCATTTGAACGATGGCGGAACAATGGCCTGCGTAGCTCCGCACGGCGTATTATTCCGAGGAGCAGCCGAAGGCAAGATTCGTCGTTTTCTTATCGAAAAGAAGAATTATATCGATGCGATTATCGGACTTCCGGCCAATATCTTTTACGGCACAAGCATTCCGACATGCATTCTTGTATTGAAAAAATGTCGTCAAGAGGACGATAACATTCTCTTTATCGATGCTTCTCGCGAATTCGAAAAAGTCAAAACTCAGAACAAACTTCGTTCGGAACATATCCAAAAAATCATCGACACTTACCGGAATCGTTCAGAAATCGATAAGTATAGTCATTGTGTAACGTTGCAGGAGATTGCCGAGAACGATTACAACCTCAACATCCCGCGCTATGTCGATACGTTCGAAGAGGAAGAACCTATTGATATTAAGGCTGTCATGGCGGAAATCAAGGAACTGGAAGCCAAGCGAGCCGACCTGGACAAGCAGATCGAAGTATACTTAAAAGAACTGGGGATTGTCGAATAA
- a CDS encoding GIY-YIG nuclease family protein, whose amino-acid sequence MKELHPGFVYILTNPSFREDWVKIGKSARPVDIRSKELDNTAVPLPFEIFATMQTAKYNEVEKLVHKTIDRLTDLRIRQNREFFNVAPQVALDIFRDIAQTIDDAVITEYENNIPINRTDRPSNQLNVRTVKRERFKFSMVGIRIGEFITFTPTGIQVKVASDDSIEYEGRIYKLSPFVGTFMPEERRNTSGAYQGAKYFSYNGQILEDLRKASERCDNAEKHIVTAIEQ is encoded by the coding sequence ATGAAAGAGTTACATCCAGGATTCGTATATATTCTTACCAATCCGAGTTTTCGTGAGGATTGGGTAAAGATCGGGAAAAGTGCACGTCCGGTCGATATTCGGTCTAAAGAATTAGATAATACGGCTGTACCGTTGCCTTTTGAAATTTTTGCGACTATGCAAACTGCAAAATATAATGAGGTCGAGAAATTAGTGCATAAAACTATCGATCGATTAACAGATCTGCGTATTCGACAAAATAGAGAGTTCTTCAACGTCGCGCCCCAAGTTGCATTGGATATATTCAGAGACATAGCTCAGACGATAGATGATGCGGTCATCACCGAATACGAGAATAACATTCCGATAAACAGGACAGACAGACCGTCGAATCAGCTAAATGTACGTACCGTAAAACGGGAACGCTTCAAATTCAGTATGGTCGGAATCCGAATAGGAGAGTTTATAACATTCACTCCGACGGGTATACAAGTCAAAGTCGCCAGCGATGATTCTATCGAATATGAGGGTCGTATTTACAAATTATCTCCATTCGTCGGTACGTTTATGCCCGAAGAACGAAGAAATACATCGGGAGCTTATCAGGGAGCTAAATATTTCTCGTACAACGGACAAATTTTAGAGGATTTACGTAAGGCGTCCGAGCGTTGCGATAACGCAGAAAAGCATATAGTAACTGCAATAGAACAGTAA
- a CDS encoding type I restriction endonuclease subunit R: MTTQSEAALENGLIKTLIDNSYERVIIREEENLKANFKSQLEKHNQKELALHGRSHLTNSEFDKILIYLEGGTRFEKAKKLRDLYPLETEDGQRIWISFLNQRKWCQNEFQVANQITVEGRKKCRYDVTILVNGLPLVQIELKKRGVELKQAYNQVQRYHKTSFHGLFDYIQLFVISNGVNTRYFANNPNGGYKFTFNWTDKNNRSFNDLNMFANFFLDKCTLGKIISKYIVLHEGEKCLMVLRPYQYYAVEEIINRVENTNKNGYIWHTTGAGKTLTSFKAAQLVSEIDGVDKVLFVVDRHDLDTQTQSEYEAFEPGAVDGTDNTYELIKRLSGDSKIIITTIQKLNCAVTRDYYNKHLQEIRDKKVVMIFDECHRSHFGDCHKNIVHFFSNLQIFGFTGTPIFVENAKQEHTTAEVFGECLHKYLIKDAIADENVLGFLVEYYTGNTTTDYENEARMREIAQFILNNYDKSTFDGEYNALFAIQSVPMLLRYYQIFKELNPKIRIGAIFTYAANADQDDEQTGMNQGFVSKKVDADKLQEIMNDYNRMFGTGFSTDNFSAYYDDVNERMKKRKKEMKPLDLLLVVGMFLTGFDAKRLNTLYVDKNLEYHGLLQAFSRTNRILNEKKRFGKIVCFRDLKVNVDAAIKLFSNNEPSEFIVREPFEKVRKELNLKMEEFLKKYPNISCIDALKSETEKREFVLAFREIIRGKIEVQIYEEYEEDDPYFLMSEQEYMDFRSKYLDIAIGHTGENKAHLPKEDVEQPEIEGIDDIDFCLELLHSDVINVAYILALIEDLNPESNDYHEKRQRIIDTMIKDAAMRNKAMLIDGFIRQNVDNDKTGFARAKADGSIDLETRLTNYVSVARNKAIDKLAEDEGLSREALRDYLAQYDYLQREKPEIIQNAIKEKKVGLKERRNILKRVLGKLRVIIDTFNWE; this comes from the coding sequence ATGACTACCCAAAGCGAAGCGGCATTAGAGAACGGATTGATAAAGACCCTTATAGATAATAGCTATGAGCGCGTTATTATCAGAGAAGAAGAGAACCTAAAAGCGAACTTCAAAAGTCAGCTGGAAAAGCACAATCAAAAAGAACTCGCGCTTCATGGACGATCACATCTGACAAATTCAGAATTCGATAAAATATTGATTTACCTCGAAGGTGGAACACGGTTCGAGAAAGCGAAAAAATTACGCGACCTCTATCCACTGGAAACCGAAGATGGACAGCGTATCTGGATCTCATTTCTCAATCAACGCAAATGGTGTCAAAATGAATTTCAAGTCGCCAATCAAATAACAGTCGAGGGCCGTAAGAAATGTCGTTACGACGTAACGATTCTTGTGAACGGATTGCCATTGGTACAGATAGAGCTAAAAAAACGCGGTGTCGAATTGAAGCAGGCCTACAACCAAGTGCAACGCTATCATAAAACATCCTTTCACGGACTGTTCGATTATATCCAGCTCTTCGTAATATCCAACGGGGTGAATACCCGTTATTTCGCCAATAACCCGAACGGCGGCTACAAATTCACATTCAATTGGACGGACAAGAACAATCGCTCGTTCAACGATCTAAATATGTTTGCCAATTTCTTTCTGGATAAATGTACGCTAGGAAAGATCATCAGCAAATACATCGTATTGCATGAAGGCGAAAAGTGTTTGATGGTATTGCGGCCTTATCAATACTATGCCGTAGAAGAGATCATCAATCGAGTGGAGAATACCAATAAAAACGGATATATTTGGCATACAACAGGAGCGGGGAAAACGCTTACATCGTTTAAAGCAGCACAACTCGTTTCGGAAATAGATGGTGTAGATAAGGTTCTGTTCGTAGTCGACAGGCACGATCTAGACACCCAGACTCAGAGCGAATACGAGGCATTCGAGCCAGGTGCGGTCGATGGTACGGATAATACATACGAACTGATTAAGCGGTTAAGCGGGGATTCCAAAATCATCATCACAACGATCCAGAAGTTGAACTGCGCTGTTACGCGAGATTACTACAACAAACATCTGCAAGAGATTCGCGATAAAAAGGTAGTAATGATCTTCGATGAATGCCACCGCAGCCATTTCGGCGACTGTCATAAGAATATCGTCCATTTTTTCTCAAACCTGCAAATCTTCGGATTTACCGGTACGCCCATTTTCGTCGAAAATGCCAAACAGGAACATACAACGGCTGAAGTATTCGGAGAATGTTTGCATAAATATCTGATTAAGGACGCTATCGCCGACGAAAATGTATTAGGCTTCTTGGTTGAATATTACACAGGGAACACAACCACCGACTACGAGAATGAAGCAAGGATGCGTGAAATTGCGCAATTCATCCTCAATAATTATGATAAATCGACTTTTGACGGCGAGTACAATGCATTGTTCGCCATTCAGTCCGTACCCATGTTGTTGCGGTATTATCAAATTTTCAAAGAGCTAAATCCCAAAATCCGGATCGGAGCCATCTTCACTTATGCAGCCAATGCGGATCAAGATGACGAGCAGACCGGCATGAATCAAGGTTTTGTCAGCAAGAAAGTCGACGCAGACAAATTGCAGGAAATTATGAACGACTACAACCGAATGTTCGGCACCGGCTTCTCGACGGACAACTTTAGTGCTTATTACGACGATGTCAATGAGCGTATGAAAAAGCGGAAGAAAGAGATGAAACCGCTCGACCTACTGCTTGTTGTCGGGATGTTCCTTACGGGCTTCGATGCCAAACGCCTTAATACGCTATATGTCGATAAAAATCTGGAGTATCACGGTCTGTTGCAAGCATTCAGTCGCACGAATCGAATTCTGAATGAGAAAAAACGATTCGGGAAAATCGTTTGTTTCAGAGATTTAAAAGTGAATGTCGACGCAGCAATCAAACTATTCAGTAATAATGAGCCGAGCGAATTTATCGTTCGGGAACCGTTTGAGAAAGTACGTAAGGAACTGAACTTAAAAATGGAAGAGTTCCTAAAAAAATACCCGAATATTTCCTGTATCGATGCATTGAAAAGCGAAACTGAAAAACGGGAGTTCGTATTGGCATTTCGCGAGATTATTCGAGGTAAGATCGAAGTGCAGATTTACGAAGAATATGAGGAGGATGACCCCTATTTTCTCATGTCGGAACAGGAATACATGGATTTTCGCTCCAAATACCTCGACATTGCTATCGGACATACGGGTGAAAATAAAGCACATTTGCCAAAAGAAGATGTAGAGCAGCCCGAAATTGAAGGAATCGACGATATCGATTTCTGTTTGGAACTATTACACAGTGATGTAATCAATGTTGCTTACATTCTTGCTTTGATCGAAGACCTGAATCCTGAAAGCAATGACTACCATGAAAAACGTCAACGCATTATCGACACAATGATCAAGGATGCTGCCATGCGTAATAAAGCGATGCTGATCGACGGATTTATCCGACAGAATGTCGATAATGACAAAACAGGATTCGCTCGTGCGAAAGCTGACGGATCTATTGATTTAGAAACTCGACTGACCAATTATGTGTCAGTCGCGCGCAATAAAGCCATCGACAAGCTTGCCGAAGACGAAGGATTGTCTCGCGAAGCCCTTCGGGATTACCTTGCACAATATGATTACCTGCAACGCGAAAAACCTGAAATCATCCAGAATGCCATTAAGGAGAAGAAAGTCGGCCTGAAAGAACGCCGCAATATCCTTAAACGTGTATTAGGGAAACTACGTGTAATTATCGATACTTTTAACTGGGAATAA
- a CDS encoding toprim domain-containing protein produces MNYEEIKRHSIRTYLATRGIFPQWERDNRGMYLSPLRKERTASFSVSYDKNLWHDFGTGEGGSIIDLVARMENCSDIEAARRLNERNIGTLAPVFVELPRLKEPTLSRLVVLSDRELTHPALLGYLTGRGIDPAIARTYCREVHYTISGKKYFAIGFRNDAGGWELRNPRFKGSSTPKNITTLDNGSNTAMVFEGFIDFLSYLSMKANPTPSIDTVVFNSVTNLQKAVPFLVRHRVVHAFLDNDEAGQKAVDRLGENLPSSEVIDQSVFYRDYKDLNDYWQEKRKTICKVIDDSPAPAHEKQWEKTKRADISAPEARQCVQPSVKKKRPVHKF; encoded by the coding sequence ATGAATTACGAAGAAATAAAACGTCATAGTATTCGTACTTACCTTGCGACACGGGGCATCTTTCCTCAGTGGGAACGCGACAACCGGGGCATGTACCTCTCGCCGCTGCGCAAGGAACGCACCGCCAGCTTCAGCGTCAGTTACGATAAGAACCTCTGGCACGACTTCGGAACGGGCGAAGGCGGCAGTATCATAGACCTTGTAGCCCGTATGGAGAACTGTTCCGATATCGAGGCCGCACGGAGGCTGAACGAAAGGAATATCGGCACACTCGCACCTGTTTTTGTCGAACTTCCAAGATTGAAAGAACCGACACTATCCCGTTTAGTCGTTCTCTCCGACCGTGAGCTGACCCACCCGGCATTGCTCGGCTACCTGACTGGCCGGGGCATAGACCCAGCCATCGCCCGGACTTATTGCCGCGAGGTACACTACACAATCAGCGGCAAGAAGTATTTTGCTATCGGATTCCGCAACGACGCCGGAGGCTGGGAATTACGTAATCCCCGGTTCAAAGGGAGTAGCACGCCAAAAAATATCACCACCCTCGATAACGGCAGCAATACGGCAATGGTGTTTGAAGGATTTATCGACTTTCTTTCTTATCTATCGATGAAAGCCAACCCTACACCCTCCATCGACACTGTTGTATTCAATTCCGTGACGAACTTGCAAAAAGCCGTTCCATTTCTTGTGCGCCACAGGGTCGTCCATGCCTTCCTCGACAACGACGAGGCGGGACAAAAAGCAGTGGACCGATTGGGGGAAAACTTACCCTCCTCCGAAGTGATCGACCAATCCGTTTTCTACCGCGACTACAAAGATCTGAATGACTACTGGCAGGAGAAACGCAAGACGATCTGCAAAGTGATCGACGACTCTCCAGCTCCAGCGCACGAAAAGCAATGGGAGAAAACGAAACGAGCGGATATTTCTGCTCCGGAAGCCCGGCAATGTGTCCAGCCCTCAGTAAAGAAGAAACGCCCCGTCCACAAGTTTTAA
- a CDS encoding helix-turn-helix domain-containing protein — protein MNCIMPKEIYLSGLTADQLSEMIRESLRDELQQFRPARPKSETKYLTRQETARRLRISLVTLTDWVNRGKICAHKIGGRVLFRDSDVEAALNQIVPIKNR, from the coding sequence ATGAACTGCATTATGCCAAAGGAAATTTATTTGTCCGGCCTAACGGCTGACCAACTCTCCGAAATGATACGAGAGTCTCTGCGCGATGAACTTCAACAGTTCCGTCCCGCACGTCCGAAATCTGAAACTAAGTACCTGACACGGCAAGAAACAGCCCGCCGCCTGCGGATTTCGCTCGTAACACTTACCGACTGGGTAAACCGCGGTAAGATATGCGCCCATAAAATAGGTGGACGCGTCTTATTTCGCGACAGCGACGTCGAAGCTGCCCTAAACCAGATCGTACCAATTAAAAACCGATAG
- a CDS encoding primase-helicase family protein, producing the protein MKEKYIRIGTQLYKVVRRPLISGDFIEEKVQWSYETLRQDYGKNNLPEIEKYDGFCSIPDHVNYQRIHGTYLNLYEPIPYRPEPGEFSHIRIFLTHIFGSQIELGYDYLQLLLMRPTQMLPILLLVSGERNTGKTTFLRLLKMIFGKNATFNTNEDFRSQFNLDWANKLLVMVDELLLNKIEDTEKIKNLSTAGDYKVEAKGKDRREIEFFAKFVLCSNNEKNPIIIPQEEIRFWVLKINTITHDDIYLKDKMRAEIPAFLHFLLHRKLSTSQQSRMWFAPALLETPALIKIKKYNTNKVETEIATYCIEVMDRLEKDTLLCCPKDMLDIIRETGLKADLVQIRNIFKDSWKLRSEKNGDYTFYHIGTEGEIFPAKRKGRYFEISRSLVEKLLL; encoded by the coding sequence ATGAAAGAGAAATATATCCGCATCGGCACACAATTGTACAAGGTCGTGCGGCGCCCCCTCATCAGCGGGGATTTTATCGAAGAAAAGGTACAATGGAGTTATGAAACACTCCGACAGGACTACGGCAAAAACAACTTACCGGAAATCGAAAAGTACGACGGTTTTTGCAGTATCCCCGACCACGTGAATTACCAACGGATACATGGCACATACCTAAACCTCTACGAACCGATACCTTATCGTCCGGAGCCGGGTGAATTTTCCCATATCCGGATATTTCTAACCCACATCTTCGGTTCACAGATCGAGCTGGGATACGACTATCTGCAACTGCTTTTGATGCGTCCCACACAGATGCTTCCGATTCTATTACTCGTATCCGGTGAAAGAAATACCGGCAAAACCACTTTCTTGCGTCTACTTAAAATGATCTTCGGCAAGAACGCAACTTTCAACACCAACGAGGATTTTCGTAGCCAGTTCAATCTAGATTGGGCCAATAAGCTGTTGGTCATGGTCGACGAACTCCTACTGAACAAAATCGAAGATACAGAAAAGATTAAAAACCTATCCACCGCCGGGGACTATAAAGTCGAAGCCAAAGGCAAGGATAGACGGGAAATCGAATTCTTCGCAAAATTCGTTTTATGCTCCAATAACGAAAAGAACCCCATTATCATCCCTCAAGAAGAGATCCGTTTCTGGGTGTTAAAAATAAACACCATCACCCATGATGACATTTATCTCAAAGATAAAATGCGTGCGGAGATACCCGCCTTTCTTCATTTTTTACTTCATCGCAAATTATCGACCTCCCAACAATCTCGTATGTGGTTCGCTCCTGCCCTGCTCGAAACGCCAGCCCTGATAAAAATTAAAAAATACAACACAAATAAGGTTGAAACAGAAATCGCCACTTATTGTATCGAGGTCATGGACAGGCTCGAAAAAGATACTCTGCTCTGTTGTCCCAAAGATATGCTCGACATCATAAGGGAAACGGGCCTGAAAGCCGACCTGGTACAAATCCGCAATATATTCAAAGATAGCTGGAAACTACGATCGGAAAAGAACGGCGACTATACTTTTTATCATATCGGAACTGAAGGAGAGATATTCCCTGCCAAACGAAAAGGACGGTATTTTGAGATTTCCCGCTCTTTGGTCGAAAAACTACTGTTGTAG